The following are from one region of the Paenibacillus bovis genome:
- the mraY gene encoding phospho-N-acetylmuramoyl-pentapeptide-transferase, producing MDFQILLLAAAASFVLSIIAMPILIPLLRRIKFGQHVRSDGPQTHLKKAGTPTMGGIVIILAATLVFIKFSVIDTNFWVLLTSTVGFGLVGFLDDYIKIGLKRSLGLTAKQKLLMQLIFSAIICYLLIEKGHSTALGIPGTSFSFDWGGWFYYPFIVIMLLAITNAVNFTDGVDGLLSGVSAIAFAAYAIIAIQATAPAAAVCAAAMIGAVIGFLVFNAHPAKVFMGDMGSLGIGGAIGGIAIVTKSELLFLIIGGVFVIELLSVVIQVVSYKTRNGKRVFKMAPIHHHFELSGWSEWRVVITFWAVSLVLAVLGIYISKGL from the coding sequence ATGGATTTTCAAATATTGTTATTAGCGGCTGCGGCATCATTCGTACTGTCAATTATTGCTATGCCGATACTGATTCCGTTGTTACGTCGCATCAAATTTGGTCAGCATGTACGCAGTGACGGCCCGCAGACTCATCTCAAAAAAGCAGGCACACCGACGATGGGTGGTATTGTTATCATCCTGGCAGCCACCTTGGTATTTATCAAATTCTCGGTTATTGATACTAACTTTTGGGTGCTGCTTACGTCTACGGTAGGCTTTGGACTGGTTGGATTTCTCGATGACTATATCAAAATTGGTCTTAAACGTTCGCTTGGTCTGACCGCCAAGCAAAAGCTGCTGATGCAGCTGATCTTTTCAGCCATTATCTGTTATCTGCTGATCGAAAAAGGACACAGTACCGCGCTGGGCATTCCGGGAACATCGTTTTCATTTGATTGGGGCGGCTGGTTCTATTATCCGTTTATTGTAATTATGCTGCTGGCGATCACCAATGCTGTCAACTTTACAGATGGTGTGGATGGACTGCTGTCAGGAGTCAGTGCGATTGCTTTCGCCGCTTATGCGATTATCGCGATTCAGGCAACCGCACCGGCAGCTGCAGTATGTGCTGCAGCTATGATTGGTGCAGTTATCGGGTTCCTCGTATTTAACGCTCACCCAGCCAAAGTATTTATGGGAGATATGGGTTCACTGGGGATAGGGGGCGCTATCGGAGGAATTGCGATTGTTACCAAAAGTGAACTGCTGTTCCTGATTATTGGTGGTGTATTTGTAATTGAACTGCTCTCCGTCGTGATTCAGGTCGTTTCTTACAAAACGCGTAACGGCAAACGTGTATTCAAAATGGCTCCGATTCATCATCATTTTGAATTGTCGGGCTGGTCGGAATGGCGTGTTGTCATTACGTTCTGGGCAGTGAGTCTGGTGCTGGCTGTACTCGGAATCTATATTAGTAAGGGGCTGTAG
- a CDS encoding UDP-N-acetylmuramoyl-tripeptide--D-alanyl-D-alanine ligase translates to MNTTIGQIAKMCDGQLIGDPSTHCHGVVIDSRQLQDNCLFIPIIGERVDGHDLVEQVLANGAAAALWQADHGTPPTGNIIIVENTLKALQQLASAYLESTEARVIGITGSNGKTTTKDMIYALMTEAYRVHKTEGNFNSHIGLPLTILAMPADTQILILEMGMRARGEIELLSHIAHPDTAVITNIGESHLEQLGSREEIARAKLEIVNGLKPSGLLVYHGDEPLLKQILAEPQYVDRTMRKVTFGMEQHNDLYATGMMTQGQSTIFTTNALSEEAWKLPVLGAHNMVNAMAAILVAQAYELNEAQIRQGFAKLRLTGMRIEVLQGQNGITLLNDAYNASPSSMKAAIDVLGNLKGYKRKIAVLGDMLELGTEELAYHEQIGEYVKGQADLLFTYGERGKAIASGAARHLPPESIRSYTSKPELIEDLQKTAREQDVILFKASRGMRLEEVLQALMPDSISNA, encoded by the coding sequence ATAAATACAACTATTGGCCAGATAGCCAAAATGTGCGATGGGCAGCTAATTGGTGATCCATCGACACACTGTCATGGTGTCGTGATTGATTCAAGGCAGCTTCAGGATAACTGTCTGTTCATTCCTATCATCGGTGAGAGAGTCGATGGGCATGATCTGGTGGAGCAGGTACTGGCAAATGGAGCCGCTGCTGCATTGTGGCAGGCTGATCATGGCACACCACCTACAGGTAATATAATCATCGTCGAAAATACGCTGAAGGCTCTGCAGCAGCTTGCCAGTGCGTATCTGGAGAGTACCGAAGCCAGAGTGATTGGCATAACCGGATCAAATGGCAAGACGACGACCAAGGATATGATTTATGCGCTTATGACCGAAGCCTATCGAGTACATAAGACCGAAGGCAACTTTAACAGTCATATTGGGCTGCCGCTGACGATTCTGGCGATGCCGGCAGATACCCAGATTCTGATCCTGGAAATGGGTATGCGTGCACGTGGCGAAATCGAACTGTTATCCCATATTGCTCATCCCGATACAGCAGTGATTACGAATATTGGTGAATCCCATCTGGAGCAGCTTGGCAGCCGCGAAGAAATTGCTCGTGCCAAGCTGGAGATTGTGAATGGCCTTAAACCATCCGGTCTGCTCGTATACCATGGTGATGAGCCGCTGCTCAAGCAGATTCTGGCAGAACCGCAATATGTCGACAGAACCATGCGCAAGGTCACTTTTGGCATGGAGCAGCATAATGATCTGTATGCTACAGGAATGATGACACAGGGACAGTCCACGATCTTCACTACCAATGCGCTGTCGGAAGAAGCCTGGAAGCTGCCGGTATTGGGTGCTCATAATATGGTTAATGCCATGGCGGCGATTCTGGTAGCTCAGGCGTATGAGCTGAATGAAGCGCAGATCCGTCAGGGATTTGCCAAGCTGCGTCTGACCGGGATGCGAATTGAAGTGCTACAGGGACAGAATGGAATCACTCTGCTGAATGATGCCTACAATGCAAGTCCAAGTTCCATGAAGGCAGCGATTGATGTACTGGGTAATCTCAAAGGATACAAACGCAAGATTGCTGTGCTCGGAGATATGCTGGAGCTTGGAACCGAAGAACTGGCGTACCATGAGCAAATCGGAGAATATGTAAAAGGGCAGGCAGATCTGCTGTTTACCTATGGAGAGCGGGGTAAAGCGATTGCCAGCGGCGCAGCACGGCATCTGCCGCCGGAGAGTATTCGTTCTTATACATCCAAACCGGAACTGATCGAAGATCTGCAGAAGACAGCAAGGGAACAGGATGTTATTTTATTCAAGGCTTCCAGAGGTATGAGACTGGAAGAAGTTTTACAGGCGCTGATGCCTGATTCAATAAGCAACGCATAG
- the murD gene encoding UDP-N-acetylmuramoyl-L-alanine--D-glutamate ligase, with translation MNDPQSYRGLPVVVIGLARSGVEAAKALHRLGAVVTVNDLKPREQSPEAAELEELNIEVICGGHPEGLIHKDIALLVKNPGIPYSAPPIQQAIDLGIEVITEVELAYRISDVPMIGITGSNGKTTTTTWVGQMLDACGLHPIVGGNIGIPLCQAVVEAEEKENAIIVAELSSFQLKGTRDFNPTIAALLNVAETHLDYHGTMDDYVTSKRKIFENQGQKDTAVLNWDDSYCRSMIPYIKAGRIIPFSVNEELGNNAAMTAALSAQSDLSVCGMYVSPSYLPDIEDDLERTIMYWDEEQGAVPILRVDELALPGRYNVENALAACAIAIAAGCQPEQLADTLRSFSGVEHRLEYVTTHNDVAYYNNSKATNAKATMMALSAFHDQGIVLIAGGLDRGSDYMDLLPVFQSQVKALVVLGQTRHKLAQVAEMAGIASIRIIEETEQPEQAVHQAVQQASELAETGDIVLLSPACASWDMFSSFEIRGNVFKQAVNEL, from the coding sequence ATGAATGATCCTCAATCTTATCGTGGATTGCCGGTCGTCGTGATCGGTCTGGCGCGCAGTGGTGTAGAAGCAGCCAAAGCTCTGCATCGACTTGGCGCAGTAGTTACAGTTAATGATTTGAAGCCAAGAGAGCAATCTCCCGAGGCTGCCGAACTGGAAGAACTGAATATCGAGGTAATCTGTGGAGGACATCCGGAAGGGCTAATTCATAAGGATATCGCGCTGCTTGTCAAAAATCCGGGTATTCCTTACAGTGCGCCGCCGATCCAGCAGGCAATCGATCTGGGTATCGAAGTGATTACCGAGGTGGAACTGGCTTACCGGATCTCGGATGTACCCATGATTGGTATTACGGGTTCAAATGGCAAAACGACTACGACAACATGGGTAGGCCAAATGCTGGATGCCTGCGGTCTGCATCCGATTGTAGGCGGCAATATCGGTATTCCGCTTTGTCAGGCGGTTGTGGAAGCCGAAGAAAAGGAAAATGCCATCATCGTAGCAGAACTGAGCAGTTTTCAGCTCAAAGGCACGCGTGATTTCAATCCAACCATTGCCGCTCTGCTCAATGTAGCCGAGACGCATCTGGATTATCACGGTACGATGGATGACTATGTCACATCCAAACGCAAAATTTTTGAAAATCAGGGTCAAAAAGATACAGCGGTACTGAACTGGGATGATAGCTACTGTCGCAGTATGATTCCTTATATCAAGGCAGGTCGTATTATTCCGTTCTCGGTGAATGAAGAGCTGGGCAATAATGCAGCCATGACAGCAGCATTATCTGCGCAGTCCGATTTGTCGGTATGTGGAATGTATGTATCTCCTTCGTATCTGCCGGATATAGAGGATGATCTGGAACGGACGATCATGTATTGGGATGAGGAGCAGGGAGCGGTGCCGATTCTGCGTGTGGACGAACTGGCTCTACCCGGTCGTTATAATGTTGAAAATGCCCTGGCAGCCTGCGCAATTGCGATTGCTGCCGGATGTCAACCTGAACAGCTGGCGGATACCCTGCGCAGCTTCAGCGGTGTAGAACATCGTCTGGAATATGTAACTACGCATAATGATGTAGCATACTACAATAATTCCAAAGCTACCAATGCCAAAGCAACGATGATGGCATTGTCCGCTTTTCATGATCAGGGTATCGTATTGATTGCTGGTGGATTGGATCGCGGATCGGATTATATGGATCTGCTGCCTGTATTTCAGTCACAAGTCAAAGCGCTTGTCGTTCTCGGACAAACACGTCATAAACTGGCACAAGTAGCCGAAATGGCAGGAATCGCTTCGATACGGATTATTGAAGAAACAGAACAGCCGGAACAGGCTGTGCATCAAGCGGTTCAGCAAGCTTCTGAACTTGCAGAGACCGGTGATATTGTATTATTGTCACCTGCCTGCGCCAGCTGGGATATGTTCTCTTCCTTTGAAATCAGGGGCAATGTATTCAAGCAGGCGGTTAACGAGCTGTAG